The following DNA comes from Candidatus Cybelea sp..
CAATGGTAAGCCGCCCCCCTTCCCAAAGCGACGATACGCGTACCGTTCGGCGGGTGACTGTACGAACTGCGTCGGAGCGGTGAGACTCGCGGAAGCGTGTGGTGCTGTCACTCAGATGATCCTTCCCAGGCCTAGTTAGGAAATGTGTCGCCGTACATGGGAAGACCGCTCTTGGACGATTCGCGCGAAGCTTCGTCCTCGATAACGTCCCAGTGCTCGGCCAAGCGACCGTCGCCGTCAACGAGAAGAATGTCGGCCGCGATCCAATTCGGCACATTGCCGAGCCCCGAGAACCGCCCGTGCATCATTACCAAATTGCCGTTCACGACGATCTTGCTATTCTCATATCTCATCGTCGCTGGAGCGGCCCTGACCAAATCGAAGAGGCCTTCCCGCCCCGGAGGAATGTGAGCGCTGTGCTGGATGTAGCCGGGCGACCAGAAGCGTTCGGCCGCGGCGTAGTCGCGCTTGTTAAATAGTGTCTCGAATGCCTGCAAAGCCATGGCCTTGTTTTGTTCTTCTGCCGGTGTCATGGTAGCTCTCCGTAGCGTGTCCCAGAGCGCGAATTGCGTTTTCGTTCGGAGAGTCCTTTGGCGAAAGGCCGCCGATCGGGTGCGGGAGACCTGCCGCATCACCCCTTCTCGAAAAGGCGGACCGGTAACGGCCCTACGAATGCCAGGGCTGGGGGTGCCGCGAAGATGCCCAAATGCAGACTCCTATCGTTTGGATCACCGCTGCCAACGTGATTTATCTGGCGTCTTACGCGGTGCGCGACATCCTCTGGCTGAGGCTCCTGACCGTGCTGGCGGCGTCACTGCTAATTCCATATTACGCGATGCAGAGCGCTCCGCTGCGGGTCGCAATCGAGTGGAACGTCGTCTTTATCGCGATCAACTGCTATTGGATCGTCCGGCTGATCGTCGAGCGGCGACCGGTGCACTTCACCGCGGATGAAGCGCAGCTTCGGCAGCTTTCATTCCCATCGCTAACGCCTCGAGAGTCGCGCGATCTCTTCGCAATGGGTGTATGGGACGACCTCGCGCCGCATGATTCAATTGTGATACACGATCGGGAAAAGGTGAGATTTTCGGTGATTCTGCGCGGCGCCACCGACGTGATCTATCGTGGCAAAAAGATCTCCGAGCTCGGAGCGGGCCAGTTCGTCGGCACTATCGATCTGCGGGCCGACACGCTGGCCGACATCGACGTCCTGACGCAAACGGCGACCCGAGTGATGTGCTGGCCCCGCAGTCCGTTGCAGACGTTCCTCGCGCAGCGTCCGGATGTCGCGCTGGCGCTGGAGCGCAGCGTCGGCTTCGAGCTCCAGCGCATCCTCGGCACAACGCTGGCGAAGCTGGGCCTGTCCCCGACCGCAGGCACGTCATGAATGAAACCCAAGACGAGATTCGTTCCGACCCAGGTTCAAGTCGGTGTGCGTGAAGAATCCAA
Coding sequences within:
- a CDS encoding nuclear transport factor 2 family protein yields the protein MTPAEEQNKAMALQAFETLFNKRDYAAAERFWSPGYIQHSAHIPPGREGLFDLVRAAPATMRYENSKIVVNGNLVMMHGRFSGLGNVPNWIAADILLVDGDGRLAEHWDVIEDEASRESSKSGLPMYGDTFPN